Proteins from a single region of Chanodichthys erythropterus isolate Z2021 chromosome 13, ASM2448905v1, whole genome shotgun sequence:
- the tbx1 gene encoding T-box transcription factor TBX1 isoform X1, which translates to MDDSSPLSPKANAFSIACLISARDQAGNTTFDKHATSLDKQVVQNCSRHIKMHYSTVTREMEAISSPWLTQLSHFCDVAAFTTSSLSSLNTPGSYHLSPSPGDPYSHHESQFEPCPAAQHGYNYSGSNPAQAPAQGDTGTSNCSSSSSSSTPNKTLVKKNPKVANINVQLEMKALWDEFNQLGTEMIVTKAGRRMFPTFQVKIFGMDPMADYMLLMDFLPVDDKRYRYAFHSSSWLVAGKADPATPGRVHYHPDSPAKGAQWMKQIVSFDKLKLTNNLLDDNGHIILNSMHRYQPRFHVVYVDPRKDSEKYAEENYKTFVFEETRFTAVTAYQNHRITQLKIASNPFAKGFRDCDPEDWPRNHRPGSLQIMSAFARTRNPMSSPPQQNGTEKEDSRREYDRDPSGTPLHSDPAHQLMSRVLSPALPVLGGLHAVPLTAGPRSPPHELRLDGHPQPPDTLHHHPYKYPTSYEHYLGAKTRPSPYPSPSIRSHGYHPHMNPATANMYSATSAPTNYDYGPR; encoded by the exons ATGGACGACAGTAGTCCCCTTTCTCCAAAGGCAAATGCTTTCAGTATTGCCTGTCTGATTTCAGCGAGGGATCAAGCAGGAAACACGACATTTGACAAACACGCCACTAGCCTGGACAAGCAAGTGGTGCAAAACTGCTCCAGACACATTAAAATGCATTACAGCACTGTCACGCGGGAGATGGAAG CAATATCAAGCCCGTGGCTGACGCAGCTGTCCCATTTTTGCGATGTTGCAGCCTTCACGACCAGCAGCCTGAGCAGTCTCAATACGCCCGGGAGTTATCATCTCTCTCCTTCGCCTGGGGATCCCTACAGCCATCATGAAAGCCAGTTTGAGCCGTGCCCGGCTGCCCAGCACGGCTACAACTATTCCGGATCCAACCCAGCACAGGCCCCGGCACAGGGAGACACCGGGACGTCCAACTGCTCCTCATCGTCTTCAAGCTCAACGCCGAACAAAACGCTGGTCAAAAAGAACCCTAAAGTAGCCAATATTAATGTACAGTTGGAAATGAAGGCGCTCTGGGATGAATTTAATCAACTTGGAACTGAAATGATTGTCACAAAAGCTGGGAG ACGAATGTTTCCTACATTTCAAGTCAAAATATTTGGAATGGACCCAATGGCAGATTACATGCTCCTGATGGATTTCCTACCAGTGGATGATAAACGATACAG GTATGCCTTCCACAGTTCATCGTGGCTGGTGGCGGGGAAGGCTGATCCAGCGACTCCAGGAAGAGTGCACTATCACCCCGACTCACCTGCCAAAGGAGCGCAGTGGATGAAACAGATCGTTTCCTTCGATAAACTAAAACTGACCAACAATCTGCTGGACGACAACGGACAT ATCATACTGAACTCAATGCACAGATATCAGCCCAGATTCCACGTGGTCTACGTGGATCCTAGAAAAGACAGTGAGAAATACGCCGAGGAAAATTACAAGACATTTGTTTTTGAGGAGACCAGATTTACCGCCGTCACAGCGTATCAAAACCACAGA ATAACACAACTGAAAATCGCCAGCAATCCGTTTGCCAAGGGCTTCAGAGACTGTGATCCTGAGGACTG GCCCCGGAATCACAGGCCAGGCTCTCTGCAAATCATGAGTGCGTTTGCCCGAACCAGGAACCCCATGTCCTCTCCCCCGCAGCAGAATGGCACAGAGAAAG AGGACAGCAGGCGAGAATACGATCGGGACCCCAGCGGCACTCCCCTCCATTCCGACCCCGCTCACCAGCTGATGTCCCGAGTCCTCAGCCCTGCCCTTCCAGTCCTCGGCGGCCTACACGCCGTGCCCCTCACAGCCGGCCCGCGCAGCCCACCCCACGAACTACGCCTCGACGGACACCCCCAACCACCCGACACCCTGCACCACCATCCGTACAAGTATCCCACCAGTTATGAACACTATTTGGGAGCCAAAACCAGGCCGTCACCGTATCCCTCACCGAGCATTAGAAGCCACGGTTACCACCCCCACATGAACCCAGCCACAGCCAACATGTACTCTGCAACAAGCGCGCCGACTAATTACGACTACGGACCCAGATAA
- the tbx1 gene encoding T-box transcription factor TBX1 isoform X2 — MDDSSPLSPKANAFSIACLISARDQAGNTTFDKHATSLDKQVVQNCSRHIKMHYSTVTREMEAISSPWLTQLSHFCDVAAFTTSSLSSLNTPGSYHLSPSPGDPYSHHESQFEPCPAAQHGYNYSGSNPAQAPAQGDTGTSNCSSSSSSSTPNKTLVKKNPKVANINVQLEMKALWDEFNQLGTEMIVTKAGRRMFPTFQVKIFGMDPMADYMLLMDFLPVDDKRYRYAFHSSSWLVAGKADPATPGRVHYHPDSPAKGAQWMKQIVSFDKLKLTNNLLDDNGHITQLKIASNPFAKGFRDCDPEDWPRNHRPGSLQIMSAFARTRNPMSSPPQQNGTEKEDSRREYDRDPSGTPLHSDPAHQLMSRVLSPALPVLGGLHAVPLTAGPRSPPHELRLDGHPQPPDTLHHHPYKYPTSYEHYLGAKTRPSPYPSPSIRSHGYHPHMNPATANMYSATSAPTNYDYGPR; from the exons ATGGACGACAGTAGTCCCCTTTCTCCAAAGGCAAATGCTTTCAGTATTGCCTGTCTGATTTCAGCGAGGGATCAAGCAGGAAACACGACATTTGACAAACACGCCACTAGCCTGGACAAGCAAGTGGTGCAAAACTGCTCCAGACACATTAAAATGCATTACAGCACTGTCACGCGGGAGATGGAAG CAATATCAAGCCCGTGGCTGACGCAGCTGTCCCATTTTTGCGATGTTGCAGCCTTCACGACCAGCAGCCTGAGCAGTCTCAATACGCCCGGGAGTTATCATCTCTCTCCTTCGCCTGGGGATCCCTACAGCCATCATGAAAGCCAGTTTGAGCCGTGCCCGGCTGCCCAGCACGGCTACAACTATTCCGGATCCAACCCAGCACAGGCCCCGGCACAGGGAGACACCGGGACGTCCAACTGCTCCTCATCGTCTTCAAGCTCAACGCCGAACAAAACGCTGGTCAAAAAGAACCCTAAAGTAGCCAATATTAATGTACAGTTGGAAATGAAGGCGCTCTGGGATGAATTTAATCAACTTGGAACTGAAATGATTGTCACAAAAGCTGGGAG ACGAATGTTTCCTACATTTCAAGTCAAAATATTTGGAATGGACCCAATGGCAGATTACATGCTCCTGATGGATTTCCTACCAGTGGATGATAAACGATACAG GTATGCCTTCCACAGTTCATCGTGGCTGGTGGCGGGGAAGGCTGATCCAGCGACTCCAGGAAGAGTGCACTATCACCCCGACTCACCTGCCAAAGGAGCGCAGTGGATGAAACAGATCGTTTCCTTCGATAAACTAAAACTGACCAACAATCTGCTGGACGACAACGGACAT ATAACACAACTGAAAATCGCCAGCAATCCGTTTGCCAAGGGCTTCAGAGACTGTGATCCTGAGGACTG GCCCCGGAATCACAGGCCAGGCTCTCTGCAAATCATGAGTGCGTTTGCCCGAACCAGGAACCCCATGTCCTCTCCCCCGCAGCAGAATGGCACAGAGAAAG AGGACAGCAGGCGAGAATACGATCGGGACCCCAGCGGCACTCCCCTCCATTCCGACCCCGCTCACCAGCTGATGTCCCGAGTCCTCAGCCCTGCCCTTCCAGTCCTCGGCGGCCTACACGCCGTGCCCCTCACAGCCGGCCCGCGCAGCCCACCCCACGAACTACGCCTCGACGGACACCCCCAACCACCCGACACCCTGCACCACCATCCGTACAAGTATCCCACCAGTTATGAACACTATTTGGGAGCCAAAACCAGGCCGTCACCGTATCCCTCACCGAGCATTAGAAGCCACGGTTACCACCCCCACATGAACCCAGCCACAGCCAACATGTACTCTGCAACAAGCGCGCCGACTAATTACGACTACGGACCCAGATAA